CTGTCATTATTGTCCAGACCTACCTTGGACTATTGAAACTTGGCGTGCCAGgtaaagtcaaaaaaaaaaaaattggcttgAGGTACGTACGTTTCTTTCATCTCAGGCACtatgaaatttgttgaaatattGCTATGTATTATTGTCTTTATTCCTTGTGTTCTAAAACTTTGGGAAGTTCAACACGTTACGCATGCTTTTAACACATGTGGGGGCATAAATTTGTTAGGCATCaatattaaaatcaagatgaggacaacatatatattaaagaaagataaaagtaGAAACAAAACTAAAGACTTTTGAAAGGATGACATGAGAGATGACATCATCTTCTCCTATTTGTCAGCCTAGGtgtcagatttttttttcacaatttaTCATATGGTGGTACTATCAACTATGTTAGCCTCTGAATATGCTTGTCCATATAGGAATGATACACCTTAGTGGCAAAACACGAGCTTCAAAGCTGTGATTAGATTCATTAGTCAAATATAgtatgataaaattttatatttattaacatagtttacatattaattatatttgatgaattaaaatttttataattcacattttaatgtgattaattttattcatattgtttagatacaagttttatttattgatgatatgatttatctgagaatggaaatggagcatccctgaaggatcgccctaaatcaataatagcttttgagtatcttatagtttaaatgattgatacttgtaccaaaagctcattatgatttatgcacctgaagttgcataattgaaattgtggaaagaatatagatttgaatgaacgtctcgaatgtactcttgaagtagcaatatcgagtatgctcctgaagtagcaatacgaatgcaaacgttcacaatatattctaaatttatatatggtcttttaatgactgagcaaaataatgagcttttgatgaaaatcattagtcacgtcttactagatctacatcattccttgaagtgaatgataatgaatttatatcattatattccctgaagtgaaaataatgatgtgtttcattcaaagaaactaagagattgaacgtgataatgaatatcttttcgagccagaagctcgtattggaaaagctataaactttctctttgagatgatattatacaattattgaatcaaatattatgatgcatcaaaaagtgatatgattcaaaatatttgtatcttttcatagttatcttgatcatccaaaatcaattacgataagtcgaatgattttcatatggacgtccatgaaagaaccagaagattcttttactataaagtcttaccaccagaagtggaaagaaaaatttgccagaagcaaataagatgaaataattcgacgttatcttgattatcatatgtgaaccagaagttcagatgataattaaattttggatgcaataagataaaaatgtctcatattctagctgctaaaatcccagcgaggatcgaagtccctgtaggacaattaagaaattcagcagtctaaagacatgtctaaaggcatgtgagacgtattgatacaaaagatagaacatctcaaaagaaaaagacacaaataatttggtgctcctgaagaggccatacccacaaaacaagcaataaagtccatccaaattctctgtataaaattctcctatataaactcttgaagagtgcctcctgaagaggtttttcatgaaaatgtcttcccttgaagagggacaggtacctgaaaataacaagagctcgttacatttcatgaataatggagaaattatggatagaaataaaatcgttgttgACAACATATtcccatatgagatggcaattgacattaccagaagtaatggagaaagtgaatcaagaaccgtcgaaaaaTACCGAcataaaatattggccaatatttgaaagaaacaattcctgcagaattgattcactagtaaaatatgatgcatcgagacttatagtccaaacacctaaagaggtgatgcttgttgaatgtcaatgggtatttatagaaaggaaataaaaatgtgatatataaatcacgagtcagtttatcaattcctgcagaattgatatcacttagtaaaatgtgataaatatggacttgaagtccaaacatctaaagaggtgatttttgttaaatatcagtggatatttatatacatgatataaaaaagcctgaaacttttaatatgaaaatgtgatataaaatcacaagttagtttctcgaagaaacaatattgatatgattttaaagtggttgaaatcatattgagatttttattagcttgaaagttaccgagagtttggatatgcatgattaactgcatatttatatggatcattggatcatgatatatatatgaaaatccctgaaggatagaaaatgtctgaagcttctaatatgaatacatctggaaatatgtattctatcaagtttcagagatccttatatgatctaaagcaatccaaacgcaaacaagctattattgcagtttatatatatgatttaaatgtcattgaggctccagaagagctcatgaaactgcacatatttgaaatataaatctgaaacccttgcggcttcaaggggaagatggatgatgttattagtcatgaaataccatcttttaaatacaattagtatttcagattcatattataggtttgataagaagtgtgcattattaaagaagaaataaaatgaagcacacagaacatctaccagaagatagaaacacaaatatgaatatttgtgaaatattattttattatcttgaagcaagaattacagaaatttaaggcactttgcctcattcttcaaatgctcttgtttttcaagaatctgcatggcatccctatctaaagcggtgggcaatcgaaaagaagatttaagtaaagattttaaattcctattctctttctttattgattctatcttcatgttggactccagaagaagtcgctgaagtatagcaatattctcgtggagattgtcaactccacaagttctggattgcagtcgctgagaaaatgcgacaatggatgatgagtatcgggtaccgagactcacaagctcatagatagcttcattatctgacctatgagtcagatcattacattgcatgatagcacctgtggtagaagcaggagcAGCTGATGAATGAGGTGCAGAGtatctcatatattggccatgagaagatcgctgagccattgcagagtaaaaatatagagagagattgcaggataagaatgcagaaagagattgcagagtaaaaatgcaatatgattacagaaaagtgaagaagatgagatgcgaatgaagatgagctgaatatctcttttatagagaaaattatgatacagcatctctcgtgaagcaagagaaaagagacgaaatatagcttcatagctctgcggcgcctgacagctgaggcgcctgacagcacgcctgacagctgcagcaCCTAACAGCACGTCTAACAGCTGCAgcacctgacagcacgcctgacacctacagaggagttgaaaatctacggtgcttgtctgatcttaaaaaggctagccaccgtttttattaaaaatgaggttagcagtttaatgttgatgaattctccactaactatgttatttacaagaacttcAGAAgtgtacaactccagaagagtagtgatcagcagaaagatccagttgtgattattttatcaacatggatcaagtccacagttagttggatgtacaaatgcgagttatcttttagatacacacaagaagatcattgcaattcatgagaagaaatttgaaattgatatcaagaaggtacgatcaagtaaaaatctggcagatttattcactaaagcattaccaactgcaacatttaagaagattatgcagaacattggaatgcagaggtttgaagacctgttatcatgcacttttcaggggaagtaatgtcttgaagacttgtgctgattgtactctttttccttcgctaaggttttatcccactgggttttcctttgcaaggttttaatgaggcaatcctaaagcactcggcgatacatatgaatattgtactctttttccttcgctattggtttttttccacaggattttttcttggcaaagttttaacgaggcatattctttaaatatggtcatccaaaggggaagtgttataaattatcttgaattttatgaccacatttatctagtcgtcaaatgcatagtacatagtgctagcatagtgagctagcatagtttcctttgtacgcctatatatattgttgaattctttaagaaatatataaatttgatatacagatcaataagagaatctcctctcattctctctttttcattgagttcataacaaatatatatttttatagtatcgcatcaaataatattattttttaagtttatttttgtaagattTCTGTTTAGATTTGACACCTCTCTTTATTAATTAATGCACATGTGACTACTTTCACTAGATTAATCTTTTAAAAGTACTGTGATATTCATCCGGCTCATCATTCAAATATGTTTACACTGTTCTGGCTATAAGttggaatattaattaataattaattacctCTCGCACATGATTTTCTTGGTGATATGAAAGTTTGTATTATTTGGAAATTAGTTAATTTGAAGGAAATTTAGTCATAACCTCAATTATTGCATGCGATAGCAGCCAATTGGTTATAAGTTTTGCTATTTATTATCCCCACGCACTACACactatacttatttttatttttttgattttattattcttaaactaattgagttcttATATTCATAATCCATACACTATACATATGCATGTGAGgatgatgaatataatttttgtaaaactATAACCTTTAACTAAGAagacaatgaattaaaattataaactttaattatatatgatagTAAACAACAGCAAGATTCATGGCTCCAGTACTTCATGAGTTCCTAAGCTTGGAAGTACTATTCATTCTATATATGGTACTTAGGATGCATCATATATagccttatttcttttttcaacaGGACTGATCATCTTAAGCTAATTAAAGatacaagtatatatatttggGTGGTGATTGTTGTATCCGACCATTAAGGATAAACCTCAATCAGGGATTTCATGCCATAGGATGCCGCTATTTTGTAGCGGCTAAAGCCAGCCTCCAGGAAGAGCTTTTCCCATTCTTTCTTGGTCCTTTCTTTTCCAGGGAGCAAAACCATCATCAGTGTGTCAAAGAGGAGTTTTGCTTTGGTGATATCTTCATCATCCTTCTCCTCATTTATCACCACGTCTATGATAATTACCTTATTTCCTTCCTTATAACCTTTGCTTGTAATAGCTTCTTTGCATCTCTTCAGTATGTTGACACAGTCTTCATCGTTCCAATCATGCATAATCCACTGTACATGTCAAATATCAGATTTTAGATCAATCAGATTGATAGTTGTcttaaatttcataaatttaacCTAAAGTTAATTAATTCCGAACTTAGGTAAGGAGCACATGCActggaatattatatatatatatatagtttttttttttaaatattatatatatagctgtcTTTTAGTATTTATGAAAGTTACCAAAATTTTATGAATGGTATTCAATTTTACCAATTGGTCTACCATATATCCCAACTGTTTATCTAGATCATATATAACTGTGGTTAAATAGAGTAAATTCAAAAGAATACACTCCAGATTTCGAAATAAAGTTTAGAACTTGAATTAAGCCACGAAATATATGTAGGAGTTGCACACCTTAAACATAATTGCATCTGCAGGAGGGATGGACTGAAACATATCACCACCAACGTAGTTGAAGTTTGAACTTTCTGGCAAGTTGGCAACGACATGTGGAAGGTCATACACAGTGCATTTAATGTGAGGGAATGCCTCGGAAATGATCCTTGCCATAGTCCCAGTTCCACCTCCAACATCAACCAACGAACCCAAACCCTCAAAAATGGGCTTGTAATCCTTGACGACCAACCTCATAAATTGGGAATCGCTGGCCATTGCTTCATTAAAAGTGTCACCGTATTCTGGGTTTTCGTTGCAGTAGTCCCACAAACCCATCCCATGCGCTTTTGCAAAAGGCGTGAGCTCAGTCCCTCGAAACCAATCTCCCAAGGAATACCATGGGTTTACGAGAGCAGGGTCAAGCATTGCTACAACAAACGGTGACAAGCTGGTGCGATCGTCTTTGAGGACGAGCCTAGAAGAAGGCGTGAGAGCAtaggcttcttcttcttctcgatCTTCATGCACAGTTGTTGTCTTGGTGAAGAAGCCGGAATGCGACAATAAACGCATAAGCCTATGCACACAGATAGTTTTTTTTGGGTCAATGTGAAGCTTAGAGACCAATTGTGGAAGAGTCATGGGTTGGCCATGGCTATGGATAATGTCAGGTATGCCAAGCTGAATTGCACAGCCGAGTGACATGGAATCTATGAAGCTAAATAGATGTTTGTACAGATGAGACTGAACTCGAAACAACTCACTCGCTTCCTGGCCACAATTCACGAGATCCATCTTCTTAACTTGGTGTAGATCTCTTAACTCAGAGCTTCTTGCATGTACATACAATCAAATTGGCCCTTTATATAGATGGTTGATGTTGCGGAAATTAAGGTGCCCGATTCCCGATTTGTTAGGACAAAGCAAAATTTAGTGGGTCCGGGGTCCATTccacctttttatttatttatgtttttcaaggATCAATGAAATCAACATGCACaagataatattaataattatgctaAAGAGATTACCAGAAAAGCCCAGTAAAAGAGATTGGACGCAAGTTGGCCGAGTGAATACAAAACCAATATTGCCAGCAGCCTCAACAACCTCCTCTCGGCTCGCCCCCTAGCTCTTCCCTAAATCGGATTCTATGATCCCTCAATCTTCTCCCTTCTTTCATCGGTATTCGGTAACAGATCCATGCTTCATGAATACAATTAAATTAATAGattgtttaataaaaacattataaaattaaaatattattttttaataatatttttattttgagatttgaaacaattaaattattttttgtgttttatataaaaatttagaaaaattgtaatgattagataaaaaatataagagataaattaaaaagtatttgtatcTTAAGATGAGGCCAATTGGTAATCTAAATAGGGCCTAAATAGACATAAATGTCAAagacataataaaaataattaaatatacatatttttatcaatttaagtTTTTAGGACAAGTGTTAATTTCAcaatatatcataaaataaaagattatatttcaaaaatattttaattttataatatttttgttcaatttcttctctctcattttgtaAAGCATCAtaacttaaatcattttattattattcataaatcattttactaatattcacaaatttattatctcatttcattctcCAAACATCCCTTAACATATATTTTGGATCCTaagatattttgaaatttattttttgtaacacCATGCAATATATGCAGAAAGCCAAACATTTTTCATGTTGGTCAAAAAGCTTAAGAAATTGAGCTTTAATCCcttaatattattctatatattcATGTAATTATTACTGTCATCTaacaaactaattattaattaatcctttatcttcttttttttagctGAAAGGAATCCAAAGCCTCGGCAACTACACCTGGAATATTAATCTAACAGGAAACTGCACAGCCATACGTACTGCATCCGCAACACTTACCGGTCTTTTAAACaagagaaatattatatattgaatacgcatagtatattttttttttaaaaaaattaattttttaaatataaattttatatttatttaaaaaaatatacgacACTTACacactttataattataaatattatttctcttaaaacacaaatatagatataaatattatttctctgaAAACGCAAATATAGACGCGTACGTATACCACTAAGGTTTTATCTCTAAGAATtatgaaaaatgcaaaaaacaTTACACAAGAAACTCAAGCGAAAGGGGATCAAAACATCATAAGATGCATTCCAGGAGATAGCAACTGCATCGTAGTTCATGATCACCggagataatataatattatcaatTAAACAGTTGCGGCCTGAAGTGCAACGCTCTTGTAACGTTTTTTATTGGCTGGATTGATGAGTGCTTTTCCGCCAAATTAAAAGTAAAACGTGAAAATTGCACCGGTGTATCATGTTTCTTGGCTAAATGGTGGAAAGTATGAAAAACGCATTCCACATGCACATTCTAGATcgcttactttttctttttaacactTTTGAGATTTCATTAGTTTATCATTTATGGATTATTTTCAtgtattatcaaatatttatagTATGTGATTCGTTATGATCATGACTTTAATTATTATCATCGTGCACTTACCTTTTTGGTTGACGTTGTGTTTCGCAGCCTGGGTAATTTCACAATTCTTATGTTTGACCTGcaagactcaaggaaataaGGGTTTAGAGTGGTGAAGGTCATTTCTGATATCTAAGTCAGAATTATCTCTTTTTGTGTGGAAATATCTAGAGAAAAATATTTAGAGAGCTATACCTATACGTGCGACGTGTTTATATACATGGTCGTAGTGGTCCCCATCATTTGCTTGGCTGCTCATAGAGGGGTGTACGAGGTACTGCGTAGGTGGCAAATTTTCTACCCTATCATGTCAATTCATGTTGCCCTGCCATATTT
This sequence is a window from Carya illinoinensis cultivar Pawnee chromosome 9, C.illinoinensisPawnee_v1, whole genome shotgun sequence. Protein-coding genes within it:
- the LOC122277250 gene encoding trans-resveratrol di-O-methyltransferase-like, which gives rise to MDLVNCGQEASELFRVQSHLYKHLFSFIDSMSLGCAIQLGIPDIIHSHGQPMTLPQLVSKLHIDPKKTICVHRLMRLLSHSGFFTKTTTVHEDREEEEAYALTPSSRLVLKDDRTSLSPFVVAMLDPALVNPWYSLGDWFRGTELTPFAKAHGMGLWDYCNENPEYGDTFNEAMASDSQFMRLVVKDYKPIFEGLGSLVDVGGGTGTMARIISEAFPHIKCTVYDLPHVVANLPESSNFNYVGGDMFQSIPPADAIMFKWIMHDWNDEDCVNILKRCKEAITSKGYKEGNKVIIIDVVINEEKDDEDITKAKLLFDTLMMVLLPGKERTKKEWEKLFLEAGFSRYKIAASYGMKSLIEVYP